The Brevibacillus brevis genome contains a region encoding:
- a CDS encoding glycosyl hydrolase family 18 protein: MKIERDTMKFKKCVRNVLMVGALLVTSVLPMAAQAAQAEENQTEATAVSNYKIIGYYPSWGAYGRNYNVTDIDPNKVTHINYAFADICWNGRHGNPDPTGPNPQTWACQDEVGNINAPNGTVVLGDPWIDVQKSFPGDTWDQPIRGNLNQLAKLKQKNPQLKTLISIGGWTWSNRFSDVAADPAAREVFAQSSVDFIRKYQMDGVDLDWEYPVEGGLPGNSKRPEDKQNYTLLLQAVRDKLDAAEVTDGKQYYLTIASGASPSYAANTELGNIARVVDWINIMTYDFYGAFQKQTGHNAPLAYDPAAGAAGLPNAQTYNVQTAVEGHLRDGVPASKLVLGLPFYGRGWSGCGTANNGEYQNCTGPSTGTWEPGMLDFTDIQNNYLNKNGFTRHWNDAAKVPYLFNPASKTYISYDDVTSIGHKTSYITSKGLAGAMFWEFSGDRNKVLLDKVNGDLLGGTAPVDNVPPTAPANLQSTAKTATSVNLSWGAATDNVGVTGYEVYNGTQLAKTVTGTNTTISGLTAGTAYQFTVKAKDAAGNSSAASNEVTVTTDTIQPDNQPPSTPANLVITGKTGTSISLSWDASTDNIAVTNYEVYNGAALAADVATTTATVTGLTPNTSYTFSVVAKDAAGNSSQKSIEVVGVTDAENPGTPAWAPNVNYVAGDLVSYQGKVYKCLQPHTSLVGWEPTNVAALWQVQQQGAVEAVDGYVDEEILEETEGAEETPKTEGNADTQ, translated from the coding sequence ATGAAGATCGAGAGGGATACTATGAAATTCAAGAAATGTGTTAGGAATGTGCTTATGGTAGGTGCCCTGCTTGTCACCTCTGTTTTGCCCATGGCGGCACAGGCGGCGCAAGCAGAGGAAAATCAAACGGAGGCGACAGCGGTATCCAATTACAAAATTATTGGCTACTATCCCTCATGGGGAGCTTATGGACGAAACTACAATGTAACGGATATCGATCCCAATAAAGTAACGCATATTAACTACGCATTTGCGGACATTTGCTGGAATGGAAGACATGGCAACCCAGATCCAACGGGACCCAATCCACAAACATGGGCTTGCCAGGATGAAGTAGGCAATATTAACGCCCCGAATGGTACAGTTGTCCTCGGAGATCCATGGATTGATGTGCAAAAATCCTTTCCAGGAGATACGTGGGATCAGCCGATTCGCGGAAATCTGAATCAATTGGCAAAATTAAAGCAAAAAAACCCTCAATTGAAGACATTGATATCGATCGGGGGATGGACGTGGTCCAATCGCTTCTCTGATGTAGCGGCAGATCCGGCTGCACGGGAAGTATTTGCACAGTCCTCGGTAGATTTTATTCGGAAATATCAGATGGATGGGGTCGATCTCGATTGGGAGTACCCAGTCGAAGGAGGCTTGCCTGGAAATAGCAAACGTCCAGAAGATAAGCAAAATTATACGTTGTTGCTACAGGCTGTCAGAGACAAACTCGATGCGGCTGAGGTAACAGATGGCAAACAGTACTATTTGACGATTGCCTCTGGTGCCAGCCCTAGTTATGCAGCAAATACAGAGCTTGGAAATATTGCCCGGGTTGTGGATTGGATCAATATTATGACCTACGACTTCTATGGAGCCTTCCAAAAGCAGACTGGACATAACGCGCCGTTGGCCTATGATCCGGCAGCAGGAGCAGCAGGTTTGCCAAATGCTCAAACCTATAATGTCCAAACAGCTGTAGAGGGGCATCTTCGTGACGGTGTTCCTGCCAGCAAGCTCGTTCTCGGACTTCCGTTTTATGGAAGGGGCTGGTCGGGTTGCGGAACAGCTAACAATGGGGAATATCAAAATTGCACAGGGCCTTCAACAGGAACTTGGGAACCTGGTATGCTTGACTTCACGGATATCCAAAATAATTATTTGAACAAAAATGGATTCACACGCCACTGGAATGATGCGGCAAAGGTGCCTTACCTCTTCAACCCGGCTTCGAAAACATATATTAGCTATGACGATGTGACTTCAATCGGTCACAAAACTTCTTATATTACATCCAAAGGATTGGCAGGCGCAATGTTCTGGGAATTTAGCGGAGACCGTAACAAGGTTCTGCTAGACAAAGTGAATGGCGATCTTCTAGGCGGGACAGCTCCAGTCGACAACGTACCGCCGACAGCACCAGCTAATCTCCAATCGACTGCAAAAACAGCGACAAGTGTTAATCTGAGTTGGGGAGCTGCTACCGACAATGTAGGGGTTACTGGCTATGAGGTATACAATGGCACTCAGCTTGCAAAAACGGTAACCGGTACAAATACGACGATTAGCGGACTTACAGCTGGAACTGCGTACCAATTTACTGTAAAGGCGAAAGATGCAGCAGGTAATTCCTCAGCAGCAAGCAATGAGGTAACAGTTACGACGGATACAATTCAGCCAGACAACCAACCTCCAAGCACACCTGCCAATCTAGTCATAACAGGGAAAACAGGTACGAGTATCAGTCTGAGTTGGGATGCTTCTACGGATAATATCGCGGTGACAAATTACGAGGTTTACAACGGGGCAGCTTTAGCTGCGGATGTGGCGACTACGACTGCAACTGTTACAGGACTCACGCCTAACACATCGTATACATTCTCTGTGGTAGCGAAGGATGCAGCAGGTAATTCTTCACAGAAGAGCATCGAGGTCGTAGGCGTGACAGATGCTGAAAATCCGGGCACGCCTGCATGGGCGCCAAATGTAAACTACGTAGCAGGTGATTTGGTCAGCTATCAAGGCAAGGTATACAAATGTCTGCAACCACACACCTCCCTCGTAGGCTGGGAGCCAACAAACGTAGCAGCTCTCTGGCAAGTTCAACAGCAAGGGGCAGTAGAAGCAGTCGATGGTTATGTAGATGAGGAGATTTTGGAGGAAACAGAAGGAGCAGAAGAAACTCCAAAAACAGAAGGAAATGCAGATACCCAATAA